In Aedes albopictus strain Foshan chromosome 3, AalbF5, whole genome shotgun sequence, the following are encoded in one genomic region:
- the LOC134290922 gene encoding uncharacterized protein LOC134290922, which yields MRTNPDLRELGEDVKKIRHTRNGEMILELRRDPKGSSSSYKELTEKAMGDKVEVRALCPEATLLCKDLDEVTSEQEVELAMKEQCELGEARMTIRVRNGPSGTKVASIKLPIDAANKALRVGKIKIGWCVCPLSISQQPEVCFKCLEYGHLARDCKGPDRSKLCRRCGEEGHKAQDCRKSPKCLICANTENSNHPTGGRRCPAFKQVSATKSQWR from the coding sequence ATGCGGACTAATCCGGACCTTAGGGAGCTAGGGGAAGACGTAAAGAAAATTAGGCACACCCGCAATGGGGAAATGATCCTCGAGTTAAGAAGGGATCCAAAAGGAAGCAGCTCCTCCTACAAAGAGCTTACCGAGAAAGCTATGGGCGATAAGGTCGAAGTCAGGGCCCTATGTCCGGAAGCAACCCTCCTATGCAAAGACTTGGACGAGGTCACATCGGAGCAGGAAGTTGAATTAGCTATGAAGGAGCAGTGCGAGCTAGGAGAAGCCAGGATGACCATCCGTGTAAGAAACGGACCTTCTGGCACGAAGGTGGCATCGATCAAACTACCGATCGATGCAGCCAATAAGGCACTAAGAGTTGGCAAGATCAAAATAGGCTGGTGTGTGTGCCCCCTGAGTATCTCTCAGCAACCGGAAGTGTGTTTCAAATGCCTAGAGTACGGCCATCTGGCAAGAGATTGCAAAGGGCCTGACAGAAGCAAACTATGCAGAAGGTGTGGTGAGGAAGGCCACAAAGCTCAGGATTGCAGGAAGTCCCCGAAGTGCCTCATCTGCGCAAACACAGAGAACAGCAATCATCCGACAGGTGGCCgaagatgcccggccttcaagcaagTGAGTGCAACTAAGTCCCAGTGGAGGTAA
- the LOC134289547 gene encoding uncharacterized protein LOC134289547: MENLTNIEVEEDANAFRRSERMQRSLVTPLETAAIATSSTIRSELQGNQQELGSSNQRVFTPTPKSSAAQESGLGEVRKKVNELYEFVKDRHNVHLKIKQMVTNIKSAVIAAEREQKALRLRAETAEKAVTEAAGRATAETRETPKSHRSEKRGRDTPGDEEVPKKQKNDQSRVDNQRNDGRDSGWRTVESQRVKKKKRKEKNRKEDGTGKER, translated from the coding sequence atggagaatctaacgaatatcgaagtcgaggaggacgcgaacgcgttccgaagaagcgagaggatgcagagatcactagtgacaccgctggaaaccgcagcgatcgctaccagtagcacaatccgaagcgagctccaaggaaaccaacaggagctagggtcttcgaaccagcgagtgttcacaccgacgccgaagagcagtgctgctcaagagtcgggtttgggtgaggtgaggaagaaggtgaacgaactgtacgagtttgtgaaggacagacacaacgtgcacctgaaaataaagcagatggtgacgaacatcaaatctgctgttatagctgccgaacgagagcaaaaggcactcagattgagagctgaaacagctgaaaaggctgtaacggaagctgcaggaagagctacggcggaaactcgggagacgcctaagagtcaccgctcggagaaaaggggtagggacacgcctggagacgaggaagtcccgaagaagcagaagaacgatcagtcgcgcgtcgacaatcagagaaacgatggcagagacagtggatggcgcaccgttgaaagccagcgagttaagaagaaaaagcgaaaggaaaaaaatagaaaggaagacggaaccggaaaagaaagataa